The Solanum lycopersicum chromosome 6, SLM_r2.1 genome has a window encoding:
- the LOC138349201 gene encoding uncharacterized mitochondrial protein AtMg00860-like, protein MLIYSSNEEDNANHLRIVLQRFKDKELYGKFSTCEFWIKSVAFLDNVVSGDGIRVDTQKIKAVQSWPNPTSPTNIRSFLGLDNYYRRLTEEIVKFQWSEAGEKNFQELKKRLTYCPNFDLKRKYSRFFGVL, encoded by the exons ATGCTAATATATTCAAGCAATGAAGAAGATAATGCTAATCATCTCAGGATAGTCCTTCAAAGATTTAAAGATAAAGAGTTATATGGCAAGTTCTCCACGTGTGAGTTCTGGATTAAGTCTGTGGCATTCTTGGACAATGTAGTTTCCGGTGATGGAATTAGAGTTGATACTCAAAAGATAAAAGCAGTTCAGAGTTGGCCTAATCCCACGTCTCCAActaatattaggagtttcttgggtttggataactattatagaag GTTGACTGAAGAGATAGTTAAATTTCAATGGTCAGAAGCTGGCGAGAAAAACTTTCAGGAGTTGAAGAAGAGGTTGACTTACTGCCCCAATTTTGACCTTAAAAGAAAGTACTCAAGGTTTTTTGGTGTACTGTGA